In Sphaeramia orbicularis chromosome 1, fSphaOr1.1, whole genome shotgun sequence, a genomic segment contains:
- the LOC115432781 gene encoding CSC1-like protein 2 isoform X1, with protein sequence MLPVLIVTMAIFGSGQACSGQDNCSSQSGSKDYCYSARIRSTVLQGLPFGGVPTVLALDFMCFLVLLFVFSILRKVAWDYGRLALVTDADSRRRERENYEPVKSVASAMHSETPDRYERLTSVSSSVDFEQRDNGFCSWLTAIFRIKDEEIREKCGEDAVHYLSFQRHIIGLLVVVGVLSVGIVLPINFSGDLLVRILSVDAFLNHEAPGPPSKEENNAYSFGRTTIANLKSGTNLLWLHTTFAFMYLLLTVYSMRRHTSKMHYKEDDLVKRTLFINGISKYAEESQIKQHFEQAYENCIVLEARICYNVAKLMSLNAERKKTERSKKFFTDLMAKEHVPTMINPKPCGHLCCCAITGCEEEEAVSYYTKREAKLKEEYRKEKEKVHTKPLGMAFVTFQNEAMTAIILKDFNACQVQGCRCRQEPQSSQFSEVLHVYNWSVSYAPDPQNVRWEHLSLGGISWWIRCFIINCILFLLLFFLTTPAIIITTMDKFNVTKPVEYLNNPIITQFFPTLLLWAFSALLPTIVYYSAFFEAHWTRSGENRTTMHKCYTFLIFMVLLLPSLGLSSLDVFFRWLFDKKFLADAKVRFECVFLPDNGAFFVNYVIASAFIGNAMDLLRIPGLLMYMIRLCLARSAADRRNVKRHQAYEFQFGAAYAWMMNVFTVVMAYSITCPIIVPFGLMYMLLKHLVDRYNMYYAYLPSKLDKKIHSGAVTQVVAAPILCLFWLLFFSTVRTGFETPTSMFTLVVLIVTIVVCLSHVCFGHFKYLSAHNYKIDTKENDIDTVENGRPARPSSSPTTKSQQQQQQQQQQMYIAQVLQDPNSDEPGGGSGEEDRGSSQDEEMLNGGNSINEADFQSGEDSLIANEVRQ encoded by the exons ATGCTCCCAGTGCTGATCGTTACCATGGCGATATTCGGCAGCGGGCAGGCGTGCAGCGGTCAGGACAACTGCTCGTCTCAGAGCGGTTCTAAGGACTACTGTTACTCGGCTCGGATCCGGAGCACGGTGCTGCAGGGGCTGCCTTTCGGAGGCGTCCCCACCGTGCTCGCACTTGACTTCATGTGCTTCCTG GTGCTGCTCTTTGTCTTCTCCATCCTGCGGAAGGTGGCGTGGGACTATGGTCGTCTGGCTCTTGTTACCGATGCTGACAG CCGAAGACGAGAAAGAGAAAACTATGAACCGGTGAAAAG CGTTGCCTCGGCGATGCACTCAGAGACGCCGGACCGATACGAGCGGCTAACATCGGTTTCAAGTTCTGTCGACTTCGAACAAAGAGACAAC GGATTCTGCTCGTGGCTGACAGCCATCTTCAGAATAAA GGATGAGGAGATCCGGGAGAAGTGTGGTGAGGACGCCGTCCACTACCTGTCCTTCCAGCGTCACATCATCGGGCTACTAGTCGTTGTTGGCGTCCTCTCCGTTGGCATTGTCTTGCCCATAAATTTTTCTGGAGACCTGTTGG TCCGTATTCTCAGTGTTGATGCGTTCCTAAACCACGAAGCTCCTGGACCTCCTTCCAAAGAAG AAAACAACGCCTACAGCTTTGGACGCACCACCATAGCGAACCTGAAGTCAGG gACAAACCTGTTGTGGCTCCACACGACGTTTGCCTTCATGTACCTGCTGTTAACCGTCTACAGCATGAGGAGACACACATCCAAGATGCACTACAAGGAGGACGACCTG GTGAAACGCACTTTATTCATCAATGGCATCTCGAAATATGCAGAGGAGAGTCAAATCAAACAGCACTTTGA ACAGGCGTATGAGAACTGCATTGTCCTGGAGGCTCGGATCTGCTACAACGTGGCCAAATTGATGTCTCTGAACGCCGAAAG GAAGAAGACTGAACGCAGCAAGAAGTTCTTCACTGACCTGATGGCGAAGGAACATGTTCCCACTATGATCAACCCCAAACCCTGTGGACATCTGTGCTGCTGTGCCATCACCGGCTGTGAAGAG gaGGAGGCGGTGAGCTACTACACCAAGAGGGAGGCCAAGCTGAAGGAGGAGTacaggaaggagaaggagaaagtcCACACCAAACCACTGGGCATGGCCTTCGTCACCTTCCAGAATGAAGCCATGACTGCCAT CATCCTGAAGGACTTCAATGCCTGTCAGGTCCAGGGCTGCCGGTGCCGCCAGGAGCCGCAATCGTCCCAGTTCAGCGAAGTCCTCCATGTTTACAACTGGAGCGTTTCATATGCGCCCGACCCGCAGAATGTCCGCTG GGAGCACCTGTCGCTGGGTGGGATCTCCTGGTGGATCCGCTGCTTCATCATCAACTGCATCCttttcctcctgctcttcttcCTCACCACGCctgccatcatcatcaccaccatggaTAAGTTCAATGTCACCAAACCCGTCGAGTATCTTAAC aacCCCATCATCACCCAGTTCTTCCCCACTCTGCTGCTGTGGGCGTTCTCTGCTCTGCTGCCGACCATCGTATACTACTCTGCGTTCTTCGAAGCTCATTGGACCAG GTCTGGAGAAAACAGGACGACGATGCACAAATGCTACACCTTCCTGATCTTCATGGTTCTGTTGTTGCCGTCGCTTGGACTCAGCAG TCTGGATGTTTTCTTCCGATGGCTGTTTGATAAGAAGTTTCTTGCTGATGCCAAAGTCAGATTTGA GTGTGTCTTTCTCCCTGATAATGGAGCGTTCTTCGTGAACTATGTCATCGCCTCTGCATTTATCGGGAACGCCATGGACCTGCTGAGGATCCCAGGTCTACTCATGTACATGATCCGGCTCTGCCTGGCCCGGTCCGCTGCCGACCGCCGCAACGTCAAGAGG CATCAGGCCTATGAGTTCCAGTTCGGAGCGGCGTACGCCTGGATGATGAATGTCTTCACCGTGGTAATGGCCTACAGCATCACCTGCCCCATCATTGTCCCCTTCG GTCTAATGTACATGCTGCTCAAACACCTTGTGGATCGATACAACATGTACTACGCCTACCTGCCTTCAAAACTGGACAAGAAGATCCACTCTGGAGCCGTCACTCAGGTGGTGGCCGCGCCCATCCTTTGCCTCTTCTGGCTGCTGTTCTTCTCCACGGTTCGGACAG GTTTCGAGACTCCGACCTCCATGTTCACTCTGGTGGTGCTGATTGTCACCATTGTGGTCTGTCTGTCCCACGTCTGCTTCGGACACTTCAAGTACCTCAGTGCTCATAATTACAAG ATCGACACCAAGGAGAATGACATCGACACCGTTGAAAACGGACGTCCAGCCCGTCCTTCGTCCTCCCCCACCACCAAATCCCAG cagcagcagcagcagcagcagcagcagatgtaCATCGCCCAGGTTCTCCAGGACCCCAACTCTGACGAGCCCGGTGGCGGCAGCGGCGAGGAGGACCGGGGCTCTTCTCAGGATGAGGAAATGCTGAACGGAGGGAACAGCATCAATGAGGCGGATTTCCAGTCAGGGGAGGACAGTCTGATTGCCAATGAGGTCCGCCAGTAG
- the LOC115432781 gene encoding CSC1-like protein 2 isoform X2: MLPVLIVTMAIFGSGQACSGQDNCSSQSGSKDYCYSARIRSTVLQGLPFGGVPTVLALDFMCFLVLLFVFSILRKVAWDYGRLALVTDADRLKKRFSDLEEREYVASAMHSETPDRYERLTSVSSSVDFEQRDNGFCSWLTAIFRIKDEEIREKCGEDAVHYLSFQRHIIGLLVVVGVLSVGIVLPINFSGDLLVRILSVDAFLNHEAPGPPSKEENNAYSFGRTTIANLKSGTNLLWLHTTFAFMYLLLTVYSMRRHTSKMHYKEDDLVKRTLFINGISKYAEESQIKQHFEQAYENCIVLEARICYNVAKLMSLNAERKKTERSKKFFTDLMAKEHVPTMINPKPCGHLCCCAITGCEEEEAVSYYTKREAKLKEEYRKEKEKVHTKPLGMAFVTFQNEAMTAIILKDFNACQVQGCRCRQEPQSSQFSEVLHVYNWSVSYAPDPQNVRWEHLSLGGISWWIRCFIINCILFLLLFFLTTPAIIITTMDKFNVTKPVEYLNNPIITQFFPTLLLWAFSALLPTIVYYSAFFEAHWTRSGENRTTMHKCYTFLIFMVLLLPSLGLSSLDVFFRWLFDKKFLADAKVRFECVFLPDNGAFFVNYVIASAFIGNAMDLLRIPGLLMYMIRLCLARSAADRRNVKRHQAYEFQFGAAYAWMMNVFTVVMAYSITCPIIVPFGLMYMLLKHLVDRYNMYYAYLPSKLDKKIHSGAVTQVVAAPILCLFWLLFFSTVRTGFETPTSMFTLVVLIVTIVVCLSHVCFGHFKYLSAHNYKIDTKENDIDTVENGRPARPSSSPTTKSQQQQQQQQQQMYIAQVLQDPNSDEPGGGSGEEDRGSSQDEEMLNGGNSINEADFQSGEDSLIANEVRQ, translated from the exons ATGCTCCCAGTGCTGATCGTTACCATGGCGATATTCGGCAGCGGGCAGGCGTGCAGCGGTCAGGACAACTGCTCGTCTCAGAGCGGTTCTAAGGACTACTGTTACTCGGCTCGGATCCGGAGCACGGTGCTGCAGGGGCTGCCTTTCGGAGGCGTCCCCACCGTGCTCGCACTTGACTTCATGTGCTTCCTG GTGCTGCTCTTTGTCTTCTCCATCCTGCGGAAGGTGGCGTGGGACTATGGTCGTCTGGCTCTTGTTACCGATGCTGACAG ACTGAAGAAGCGTTTCAGCGACCTGGAGGAACGGGAATA CGTTGCCTCGGCGATGCACTCAGAGACGCCGGACCGATACGAGCGGCTAACATCGGTTTCAAGTTCTGTCGACTTCGAACAAAGAGACAAC GGATTCTGCTCGTGGCTGACAGCCATCTTCAGAATAAA GGATGAGGAGATCCGGGAGAAGTGTGGTGAGGACGCCGTCCACTACCTGTCCTTCCAGCGTCACATCATCGGGCTACTAGTCGTTGTTGGCGTCCTCTCCGTTGGCATTGTCTTGCCCATAAATTTTTCTGGAGACCTGTTGG TCCGTATTCTCAGTGTTGATGCGTTCCTAAACCACGAAGCTCCTGGACCTCCTTCCAAAGAAG AAAACAACGCCTACAGCTTTGGACGCACCACCATAGCGAACCTGAAGTCAGG gACAAACCTGTTGTGGCTCCACACGACGTTTGCCTTCATGTACCTGCTGTTAACCGTCTACAGCATGAGGAGACACACATCCAAGATGCACTACAAGGAGGACGACCTG GTGAAACGCACTTTATTCATCAATGGCATCTCGAAATATGCAGAGGAGAGTCAAATCAAACAGCACTTTGA ACAGGCGTATGAGAACTGCATTGTCCTGGAGGCTCGGATCTGCTACAACGTGGCCAAATTGATGTCTCTGAACGCCGAAAG GAAGAAGACTGAACGCAGCAAGAAGTTCTTCACTGACCTGATGGCGAAGGAACATGTTCCCACTATGATCAACCCCAAACCCTGTGGACATCTGTGCTGCTGTGCCATCACCGGCTGTGAAGAG gaGGAGGCGGTGAGCTACTACACCAAGAGGGAGGCCAAGCTGAAGGAGGAGTacaggaaggagaaggagaaagtcCACACCAAACCACTGGGCATGGCCTTCGTCACCTTCCAGAATGAAGCCATGACTGCCAT CATCCTGAAGGACTTCAATGCCTGTCAGGTCCAGGGCTGCCGGTGCCGCCAGGAGCCGCAATCGTCCCAGTTCAGCGAAGTCCTCCATGTTTACAACTGGAGCGTTTCATATGCGCCCGACCCGCAGAATGTCCGCTG GGAGCACCTGTCGCTGGGTGGGATCTCCTGGTGGATCCGCTGCTTCATCATCAACTGCATCCttttcctcctgctcttcttcCTCACCACGCctgccatcatcatcaccaccatggaTAAGTTCAATGTCACCAAACCCGTCGAGTATCTTAAC aacCCCATCATCACCCAGTTCTTCCCCACTCTGCTGCTGTGGGCGTTCTCTGCTCTGCTGCCGACCATCGTATACTACTCTGCGTTCTTCGAAGCTCATTGGACCAG GTCTGGAGAAAACAGGACGACGATGCACAAATGCTACACCTTCCTGATCTTCATGGTTCTGTTGTTGCCGTCGCTTGGACTCAGCAG TCTGGATGTTTTCTTCCGATGGCTGTTTGATAAGAAGTTTCTTGCTGATGCCAAAGTCAGATTTGA GTGTGTCTTTCTCCCTGATAATGGAGCGTTCTTCGTGAACTATGTCATCGCCTCTGCATTTATCGGGAACGCCATGGACCTGCTGAGGATCCCAGGTCTACTCATGTACATGATCCGGCTCTGCCTGGCCCGGTCCGCTGCCGACCGCCGCAACGTCAAGAGG CATCAGGCCTATGAGTTCCAGTTCGGAGCGGCGTACGCCTGGATGATGAATGTCTTCACCGTGGTAATGGCCTACAGCATCACCTGCCCCATCATTGTCCCCTTCG GTCTAATGTACATGCTGCTCAAACACCTTGTGGATCGATACAACATGTACTACGCCTACCTGCCTTCAAAACTGGACAAGAAGATCCACTCTGGAGCCGTCACTCAGGTGGTGGCCGCGCCCATCCTTTGCCTCTTCTGGCTGCTGTTCTTCTCCACGGTTCGGACAG GTTTCGAGACTCCGACCTCCATGTTCACTCTGGTGGTGCTGATTGTCACCATTGTGGTCTGTCTGTCCCACGTCTGCTTCGGACACTTCAAGTACCTCAGTGCTCATAATTACAAG ATCGACACCAAGGAGAATGACATCGACACCGTTGAAAACGGACGTCCAGCCCGTCCTTCGTCCTCCCCCACCACCAAATCCCAG cagcagcagcagcagcagcagcagcagatgtaCATCGCCCAGGTTCTCCAGGACCCCAACTCTGACGAGCCCGGTGGCGGCAGCGGCGAGGAGGACCGGGGCTCTTCTCAGGATGAGGAAATGCTGAACGGAGGGAACAGCATCAATGAGGCGGATTTCCAGTCAGGGGAGGACAGTCTGATTGCCAATGAGGTCCGCCAGTAG
- the LOC115432781 gene encoding CSC1-like protein 2 isoform X3: MLPVLIVTMAIFGSGQACSGQDNCSSQSGSKDYCYSARIRSTVLQGLPFGGVPTVLALDFMCFLVLLFVFSILRKVAWDYGRLALVTDADSRRRERENYEPVKSVASAMHSETPDRYERLTSVSSSVDFEQRDNGFCSWLTAIFRIKDEEIREKCGEDAVHYLSFQRHIIGLLVVVGVLSVGIVLPINFSGDLLVRILSVDAFLNHEAPGPPSKEENNAYSFGRTTIANLKSGTNLLWLHTTFAFMYLLLTVYSMRRHTSKMHYKEDDLVKRTLFINGISKYAEESQIKQHFEQAYENCIVLEARICYNVAKLMSLNAERKKTERSKKFFTDLMAKEHVPTMINPKPCGHLCCCAITGCEEEEAVSYYTKREAKLKEEYRKEKEKVHTKPLGMAFVTFQNEAMTAIILKDFNACQVQGCRCRQEPQSSQFSEVLHVYNWSVSYAPDPQNVRWEHLSLGGISWWIRCFIINCILFLLLFFLTTPAIIITTMDKFNVTKPVEYLNNPIITQFFPTLLLWAFSALLPTIVYYSAFFEAHWTRSGENRTTMHKCYTFLIFMVLLLPSLGLSSLDVFFRWLFDKKFLADAKVRFECVFLPDNGAFFVNYVIASAFIGNAMDLLRIPGLLMYMIRLCLARSAADRRNVKRHQAYEFQFGAAYAWMMNVFTVVMAYSITCPIIVPFGLMYMLLKHLVDRYNMYYAYLPSKLDKKIHSGAVTQVVAAPILCLFWLLFFSTVRTGFETPTSMFTLVVLIVTIVVCLSHVCFGHFKYLSAHNYKIDTKENDIDTVENGRPARPSSSPTTKSQQQQQQQQQMYIAQVLQDPNSDEPGGGSGEEDRGSSQDEEMLNGGNSINEADFQSGEDSLIANEVRQ, encoded by the exons ATGCTCCCAGTGCTGATCGTTACCATGGCGATATTCGGCAGCGGGCAGGCGTGCAGCGGTCAGGACAACTGCTCGTCTCAGAGCGGTTCTAAGGACTACTGTTACTCGGCTCGGATCCGGAGCACGGTGCTGCAGGGGCTGCCTTTCGGAGGCGTCCCCACCGTGCTCGCACTTGACTTCATGTGCTTCCTG GTGCTGCTCTTTGTCTTCTCCATCCTGCGGAAGGTGGCGTGGGACTATGGTCGTCTGGCTCTTGTTACCGATGCTGACAG CCGAAGACGAGAAAGAGAAAACTATGAACCGGTGAAAAG CGTTGCCTCGGCGATGCACTCAGAGACGCCGGACCGATACGAGCGGCTAACATCGGTTTCAAGTTCTGTCGACTTCGAACAAAGAGACAAC GGATTCTGCTCGTGGCTGACAGCCATCTTCAGAATAAA GGATGAGGAGATCCGGGAGAAGTGTGGTGAGGACGCCGTCCACTACCTGTCCTTCCAGCGTCACATCATCGGGCTACTAGTCGTTGTTGGCGTCCTCTCCGTTGGCATTGTCTTGCCCATAAATTTTTCTGGAGACCTGTTGG TCCGTATTCTCAGTGTTGATGCGTTCCTAAACCACGAAGCTCCTGGACCTCCTTCCAAAGAAG AAAACAACGCCTACAGCTTTGGACGCACCACCATAGCGAACCTGAAGTCAGG gACAAACCTGTTGTGGCTCCACACGACGTTTGCCTTCATGTACCTGCTGTTAACCGTCTACAGCATGAGGAGACACACATCCAAGATGCACTACAAGGAGGACGACCTG GTGAAACGCACTTTATTCATCAATGGCATCTCGAAATATGCAGAGGAGAGTCAAATCAAACAGCACTTTGA ACAGGCGTATGAGAACTGCATTGTCCTGGAGGCTCGGATCTGCTACAACGTGGCCAAATTGATGTCTCTGAACGCCGAAAG GAAGAAGACTGAACGCAGCAAGAAGTTCTTCACTGACCTGATGGCGAAGGAACATGTTCCCACTATGATCAACCCCAAACCCTGTGGACATCTGTGCTGCTGTGCCATCACCGGCTGTGAAGAG gaGGAGGCGGTGAGCTACTACACCAAGAGGGAGGCCAAGCTGAAGGAGGAGTacaggaaggagaaggagaaagtcCACACCAAACCACTGGGCATGGCCTTCGTCACCTTCCAGAATGAAGCCATGACTGCCAT CATCCTGAAGGACTTCAATGCCTGTCAGGTCCAGGGCTGCCGGTGCCGCCAGGAGCCGCAATCGTCCCAGTTCAGCGAAGTCCTCCATGTTTACAACTGGAGCGTTTCATATGCGCCCGACCCGCAGAATGTCCGCTG GGAGCACCTGTCGCTGGGTGGGATCTCCTGGTGGATCCGCTGCTTCATCATCAACTGCATCCttttcctcctgctcttcttcCTCACCACGCctgccatcatcatcaccaccatggaTAAGTTCAATGTCACCAAACCCGTCGAGTATCTTAAC aacCCCATCATCACCCAGTTCTTCCCCACTCTGCTGCTGTGGGCGTTCTCTGCTCTGCTGCCGACCATCGTATACTACTCTGCGTTCTTCGAAGCTCATTGGACCAG GTCTGGAGAAAACAGGACGACGATGCACAAATGCTACACCTTCCTGATCTTCATGGTTCTGTTGTTGCCGTCGCTTGGACTCAGCAG TCTGGATGTTTTCTTCCGATGGCTGTTTGATAAGAAGTTTCTTGCTGATGCCAAAGTCAGATTTGA GTGTGTCTTTCTCCCTGATAATGGAGCGTTCTTCGTGAACTATGTCATCGCCTCTGCATTTATCGGGAACGCCATGGACCTGCTGAGGATCCCAGGTCTACTCATGTACATGATCCGGCTCTGCCTGGCCCGGTCCGCTGCCGACCGCCGCAACGTCAAGAGG CATCAGGCCTATGAGTTCCAGTTCGGAGCGGCGTACGCCTGGATGATGAATGTCTTCACCGTGGTAATGGCCTACAGCATCACCTGCCCCATCATTGTCCCCTTCG GTCTAATGTACATGCTGCTCAAACACCTTGTGGATCGATACAACATGTACTACGCCTACCTGCCTTCAAAACTGGACAAGAAGATCCACTCTGGAGCCGTCACTCAGGTGGTGGCCGCGCCCATCCTTTGCCTCTTCTGGCTGCTGTTCTTCTCCACGGTTCGGACAG GTTTCGAGACTCCGACCTCCATGTTCACTCTGGTGGTGCTGATTGTCACCATTGTGGTCTGTCTGTCCCACGTCTGCTTCGGACACTTCAAGTACCTCAGTGCTCATAATTACAAG ATCGACACCAAGGAGAATGACATCGACACCGTTGAAAACGGACGTCCAGCCCGTCCTTCGTCCTCCCCCACCACCAAATCCCAG cagcagcagcagcagcagcagcagatgtaCATCGCCCAGGTTCTCCAGGACCCCAACTCTGACGAGCCCGGTGGCGGCAGCGGCGAGGAGGACCGGGGCTCTTCTCAGGATGAGGAAATGCTGAACGGAGGGAACAGCATCAATGAGGCGGATTTCCAGTCAGGGGAGGACAGTCTGATTGCCAATGAGGTCCGCCAGTAG
- the LOC115432781 gene encoding CSC1-like protein 2 isoform X8 produces the protein MLPVLIVTMAIFGSGQACSGQDNCSSQSGSKDYCYSARIRSTVLQGLPFGGVPTVLALDFMCFLVLLFVFSILRKVAWDYGRLALVTDADSVASAMHSETPDRYERLTSVSSSVDFEQRDNGFCSWLTAIFRIKDEEIREKCGEDAVHYLSFQRHIIGLLVVVGVLSVGIVLPINFSGDLLENNAYSFGRTTIANLKSGTNLLWLHTTFAFMYLLLTVYSMRRHTSKMHYKEDDLVKRTLFINGISKYAEESQIKQHFEQAYENCIVLEARICYNVAKLMSLNAERKKTERSKKFFTDLMAKEHVPTMINPKPCGHLCCCAITGCEEEEAVSYYTKREAKLKEEYRKEKEKVHTKPLGMAFVTFQNEAMTAIILKDFNACQVQGCRCRQEPQSSQFSEVLHVYNWSVSYAPDPQNVRWEHLSLGGISWWIRCFIINCILFLLLFFLTTPAIIITTMDKFNVTKPVEYLNNPIITQFFPTLLLWAFSALLPTIVYYSAFFEAHWTRSGENRTTMHKCYTFLIFMVLLLPSLGLSSLDVFFRWLFDKKFLADAKVRFECVFLPDNGAFFVNYVIASAFIGNAMDLLRIPGLLMYMIRLCLARSAADRRNVKRHQAYEFQFGAAYAWMMNVFTVVMAYSITCPIIVPFGLMYMLLKHLVDRYNMYYAYLPSKLDKKIHSGAVTQVVAAPILCLFWLLFFSTVRTGFETPTSMFTLVVLIVTIVVCLSHVCFGHFKYLSAHNYKIDTKENDIDTVENGRPARPSSSPTTKSQQQQQQQQQQMYIAQVLQDPNSDEPGGGSGEEDRGSSQDEEMLNGGNSINEADFQSGEDSLIANEVRQ, from the exons ATGCTCCCAGTGCTGATCGTTACCATGGCGATATTCGGCAGCGGGCAGGCGTGCAGCGGTCAGGACAACTGCTCGTCTCAGAGCGGTTCTAAGGACTACTGTTACTCGGCTCGGATCCGGAGCACGGTGCTGCAGGGGCTGCCTTTCGGAGGCGTCCCCACCGTGCTCGCACTTGACTTCATGTGCTTCCTG GTGCTGCTCTTTGTCTTCTCCATCCTGCGGAAGGTGGCGTGGGACTATGGTCGTCTGGCTCTTGTTACCGATGCTGACAG CGTTGCCTCGGCGATGCACTCAGAGACGCCGGACCGATACGAGCGGCTAACATCGGTTTCAAGTTCTGTCGACTTCGAACAAAGAGACAAC GGATTCTGCTCGTGGCTGACAGCCATCTTCAGAATAAA GGATGAGGAGATCCGGGAGAAGTGTGGTGAGGACGCCGTCCACTACCTGTCCTTCCAGCGTCACATCATCGGGCTACTAGTCGTTGTTGGCGTCCTCTCCGTTGGCATTGTCTTGCCCATAAATTTTTCTGGAGACCTGTTGG AAAACAACGCCTACAGCTTTGGACGCACCACCATAGCGAACCTGAAGTCAGG gACAAACCTGTTGTGGCTCCACACGACGTTTGCCTTCATGTACCTGCTGTTAACCGTCTACAGCATGAGGAGACACACATCCAAGATGCACTACAAGGAGGACGACCTG GTGAAACGCACTTTATTCATCAATGGCATCTCGAAATATGCAGAGGAGAGTCAAATCAAACAGCACTTTGA ACAGGCGTATGAGAACTGCATTGTCCTGGAGGCTCGGATCTGCTACAACGTGGCCAAATTGATGTCTCTGAACGCCGAAAG GAAGAAGACTGAACGCAGCAAGAAGTTCTTCACTGACCTGATGGCGAAGGAACATGTTCCCACTATGATCAACCCCAAACCCTGTGGACATCTGTGCTGCTGTGCCATCACCGGCTGTGAAGAG gaGGAGGCGGTGAGCTACTACACCAAGAGGGAGGCCAAGCTGAAGGAGGAGTacaggaaggagaaggagaaagtcCACACCAAACCACTGGGCATGGCCTTCGTCACCTTCCAGAATGAAGCCATGACTGCCAT CATCCTGAAGGACTTCAATGCCTGTCAGGTCCAGGGCTGCCGGTGCCGCCAGGAGCCGCAATCGTCCCAGTTCAGCGAAGTCCTCCATGTTTACAACTGGAGCGTTTCATATGCGCCCGACCCGCAGAATGTCCGCTG GGAGCACCTGTCGCTGGGTGGGATCTCCTGGTGGATCCGCTGCTTCATCATCAACTGCATCCttttcctcctgctcttcttcCTCACCACGCctgccatcatcatcaccaccatggaTAAGTTCAATGTCACCAAACCCGTCGAGTATCTTAAC aacCCCATCATCACCCAGTTCTTCCCCACTCTGCTGCTGTGGGCGTTCTCTGCTCTGCTGCCGACCATCGTATACTACTCTGCGTTCTTCGAAGCTCATTGGACCAG GTCTGGAGAAAACAGGACGACGATGCACAAATGCTACACCTTCCTGATCTTCATGGTTCTGTTGTTGCCGTCGCTTGGACTCAGCAG TCTGGATGTTTTCTTCCGATGGCTGTTTGATAAGAAGTTTCTTGCTGATGCCAAAGTCAGATTTGA GTGTGTCTTTCTCCCTGATAATGGAGCGTTCTTCGTGAACTATGTCATCGCCTCTGCATTTATCGGGAACGCCATGGACCTGCTGAGGATCCCAGGTCTACTCATGTACATGATCCGGCTCTGCCTGGCCCGGTCCGCTGCCGACCGCCGCAACGTCAAGAGG CATCAGGCCTATGAGTTCCAGTTCGGAGCGGCGTACGCCTGGATGATGAATGTCTTCACCGTGGTAATGGCCTACAGCATCACCTGCCCCATCATTGTCCCCTTCG GTCTAATGTACATGCTGCTCAAACACCTTGTGGATCGATACAACATGTACTACGCCTACCTGCCTTCAAAACTGGACAAGAAGATCCACTCTGGAGCCGTCACTCAGGTGGTGGCCGCGCCCATCCTTTGCCTCTTCTGGCTGCTGTTCTTCTCCACGGTTCGGACAG GTTTCGAGACTCCGACCTCCATGTTCACTCTGGTGGTGCTGATTGTCACCATTGTGGTCTGTCTGTCCCACGTCTGCTTCGGACACTTCAAGTACCTCAGTGCTCATAATTACAAG ATCGACACCAAGGAGAATGACATCGACACCGTTGAAAACGGACGTCCAGCCCGTCCTTCGTCCTCCCCCACCACCAAATCCCAG cagcagcagcagcagcagcagcagcagatgtaCATCGCCCAGGTTCTCCAGGACCCCAACTCTGACGAGCCCGGTGGCGGCAGCGGCGAGGAGGACCGGGGCTCTTCTCAGGATGAGGAAATGCTGAACGGAGGGAACAGCATCAATGAGGCGGATTTCCAGTCAGGGGAGGACAGTCTGATTGCCAATGAGGTCCGCCAGTAG